DNA sequence from the Glycine soja cultivar W05 chromosome 18, ASM419377v2, whole genome shotgun sequence genome:
CTCGGTCATCATTCGCTGCAGCAATGAGAAGTTATTACAAAAGGTCATATATATGGATCTAACACATTTTTAACACCAAAAGTCAATTAAAATCCATGCCTTCAGAAGAAAAGCAGAAGAATAATATGCCACTCTTGAATCTGTGTCATCCAAAAGTTCCCTGCAAGATGCAAGAACATTCATGCTTTATATGTCAATGTATAAAGGTGCATAAGTAAGAAAGCCAACTAATTCACAAAGAGCAAAGTTTGGAGTCACCTAAAAAATTGTTCCTGACCAACCTCCTGGAAAGCAACAGGATCTGCTGTGCATTTACCAATAAGTAGTAGAAGAAGTGTGGCCCGAATATCAGATGTAGCACCAGGCAGGTTTCCTCTTCCTTTACTTCCAACAGCAACACCCAATGCAATATCATCTGTTGCTGCTCCAGCCAATTGAATTAGTGGCCAATATAGTATGGCAGCAGGGACGCGTGCAATTAATTGCATTGGGACAACGGCTCGTCCTTGGAAAAGTGCTGCCATTGATGCAGTCTCATGATCCAGGTGGTAGTTATTATGGTAGCCGGACCTTCTATTTGCTTCTTCCATGTGTCCATCCCAATGAAAAGTATCTTGTTTGACATGATTATCACCATCAAACCTTTTGCTTACATTAGTGTGATTTGAATTTCTGCCATGTTGCACATCATCTCCAAAGGTAAGAGCTGCAGCAGGAGGAACTCTTAGGCACAATTGAGAGAATAGTATGTCACACATCTGCTTAGAAACAGAGAAAAGTGTTGACAATATCAGGTAATGAACGAAAAGTCAAACAATACTTAAATAGAATGCCCAAgcataaaactaaataaaaattcttcatTGTTCCAAGGGatcatataaacaaatttttaaaaaaaattattcttctaaaaatataaatctgtACAATATCAACAAATTTTTCAGCTACAAAATAGCCAGTGactagaaatttaatttattataaaatgctTCTCCAGTTGACAAATAAACCCATTTTAGATAATATCACAAAAAAATGATGCTCTATCAGCAGTTTACTAATAAACGAAGGGTGGCCAAAAGTTCCTTAACAATTCCTCAAACAAAATCCAATTGGCAAAgcattttgtttttccttttctttgatcAAATAAACAACATGCAGATTTGCTAGCTTCATTCTTTCAAAATTAGCATGGATTGCAATTAATGAGGATGCCATACACAAGATACAAACAGGAGGGTTAAAATGGAGAAAGGCATTGGGTGTTATTTGTGATCACGAAGTACCTACCAATCTCAACGGAAAGTTTTAACATAGTACTATTCATCAAGCTATAGTCTATGGTAGTGGATGTTGCGCATTAAGGGGACAAATAAGAGAAAAAGGTTGGAGTAGCATAAATGAGAAAGAAGGATGTATGCTCACTTAAGAAAGGACGCAATACAAAATGATTGTATATGAAGAGATATTGGGGTGACACTGATTGAGGAAAATATAACGAAAAATGGGTTAAGGTGGTAACTGGTTCGGGCACATACAAAGAAGACCACTGGAAGAATCCAAGGATGTATGGTTTTTAGTCTTGTAAAAAGGGAGAGGGATCAAGGCCATTACATGAAGTTGTTAAGAGGGATCTCATAATTATTGGAAAATCCAAGTCCCACGTTAGCTAGAGATGTGTCAAGATAAAGTATATAAGTGGGGGACAACCCTCACCCTATAAGCTAGTTTTTGGAGTTGAGTTAGGCCTAAACCCACACTCTAAGAATGGTAAATAATATCTCTTAAGACTTAGTCTTTGACTGAGACTAATGTTATCATGTGAACCATGTAATTGACTTCACCAAGTAGAATAAGGCTTTTGTTGTTTTGTAGTGTGGATTGCAACGACCTAGATATTTAATGTTATGACATGAGCATATTATCAAAAAGCATTGAGTTCAGAAACAATTACTTTTAGAATATTGATGCGATCTGTTTCATTTATCTGAAACACCAAAGACAAAGCTCCACTCATTATGTCAATCATTGCATTGGCTTTCTCAAGATGCCAATCTTTCTTCCCATGACCCAGATCTCTGGTGCTTGATTGTTGCATTTCATGCTCATCTAACAAAAATTTGCATCTCATGAGAAGCCTTTcaagaacaaacaaaaatccCCATCTAATGTAGCAGTATTTTGATTTTAGAAGGCCACACATAAGTAAAATAGGCAAAGGAACATCTGATGTATTTGAAGAATCTTGAGTTCCAGCTTGAGCAATTTTCTGCAGGAAGTATGTGATACTCGACCATATATTTCCATCTCTTTCTCCATTAATTTCAGCAATAAGCAGATCACCTAACCAGATATACCCATTTTGACGGTAAGAAATTCTCTCAGAGTGAAGAAGAGAATGTAAAGTAGCCCATGAGTGCTTTGCCTGCAAACCAATGCCATTTCTCATAATCACACCTTCCATATTTTCCAGAAACTTGAGAGATTTGGTTATCTGATTCATATGAGAGAACTCTTTGTCCAAATGAGTAAATGTACTTATTACAGAATCAAATTTCTCTGCTACAACTTCCAGTAGCTGCAAAGATTTAGCATATACGaggaaatatattaaaattaaaagtgacaaCAATTTCCTAATATTTATTAATGGGTATAATGAATGTAAAACAAACTTATATTTGAACTAAAACAAGTGAAGTGAAGCATTATCCTGATATTATGTAGTGAGTTAGAGCAAACTGTAAGGTAAAGGCAGATGCAGCTCAGTGAAAGCAACACGTACTTTTTACCTACAATGATTTCATTATCTTGTGATTTTAGTAGCAGAGCTTTTCTGTTCGTTGAGGGTATTACACTTGCCTATATACAAAGCTATGAGAAGCACTAGACAAACTGTTTCACTTGCTTTCTCCAGAGCCCAAATGGTTAAATGTTACCTGCCTTTAGAAACTAATccaagttgattttttttctatctgtattttacaaagaaacttatCTTGCAGCTTgttgacattaaaaaaaaagcatttggaCTTATAATGTTCATCACCCCACATAAAAACATCCACCAAAGGAGAGGggaagaaaaggaaggagaaaGAGGGAGGAACTCACTGGAATCATGAAGAATAGCCCTAAAACTATTTAGACAACTAGATAAGAAAAGAAGAACATGGAAGTACCATATTTAGTCGTTCACTGTTGGGATATCTGGACAGTGCTGATGCAATTGATCTTCTCAGAATCTCTCCAATACCTTCTACCCCAAGTTTAACAGAAATATAAAATGCCTCAGGCGCATTTGTTTGAGCAAGAAGAGCAGCAAGAGGTTGGATCTCATCATCATTATATTCATTGACACCACTAGCAATGCATGTTTCATTTATTTGATGCAGAATGTAATCAAAAAGCACCAAATACAGATTTTTCCTCTCTTCTCTTGAGTTTGCAAGGGAATACTGCAATCAACATAGCAAAAAGCAGGGGGAAATCATATAATTTGAAACTAACACTGTAATTAGGATCTTGGTTTAGGGCTTTATCAACATTTTATACTACtctgaaaaaccaaaaagcagGAATCTTATCAAATAAATCTATATTGGGCACATCAAGCAATCACAATAACAAAAGTCTTATTCCATTATGGTCAAGCAATCACAACTCTAGTTTATTACCAAAcaatttaagaataattttccaACATTCTTTTACAATCCTAAAAGCCAAATACTGCACAATTTCTAATACTAGTTTTGTTATTTCAACATAATACATTCGTAGAATTCTGCAAATATAAAGAACATCGTATATCACCCATAATATACTTGTTTTGCTAGCCAAGGAGCCATTGTTAATTAAGAGGTCAACTGATGAAGAAACATGTCGGGCATTTTATATGCAACATGGATACAATAATTAGTGTTGGTATTCACTATTTAAAGGGGCAAAAGTATTAGTGATAATAAACTCTATTGGAGGTATATCAAGATTGAGGTTAAAAGATATGCACacctcaataaaaataaattgaacccCTCCGatcagatcaagttgatccacaaGAAACTTTGGTTTGCCAGGTACAGACTCAGCAACTTCATAAAACATGTTGGTTAACATGGAAATAAGCTTACAATGAACTAACTCTGCCCAGGAGTTCTCCCTACTGCTTTTTACGAGTGCCTTCAGAACCTATAGGCAGATTGGAAGTAACTAAATTAGACagttatatcataattaatgaCATAGAACATTAACAATTTATAACAAAGTAGTGAATGAATGGCTGTATTAAAATAGATCTAAAAAAACTTCCAAAATTTGTTAATTGGCAAGCATCCTCTCCCCTAACTCCCTGTCCAACCTcccaaaaaagaagcaaaacatTTACCCAGCAGAATgtgaacaaaaaatcaaatttccatgAAATACTGGTAAAAGCAGATAGGAAAGGGGGATATTATTTCTCACCCTTATGTCAAGACCACGCAAACGGTTTCTCTTGATCTTCCCTCTATCACAGACAAAATACAGCAAACAGCTGAGAGCAGATGCCCAAACAGATTCATCCTTTTCTTCAGACTGTATAAAGCAATTGATCGCATAAAGTTTAAGTTATGACAGCAGCATGTTTAAACCATTATGTTTGAAAAACAGAAAAGTAGACATACAGATAACATAATTGTCTTAAGAACATTAATGTGAAATACATGATaaaaactttttctttatcCACCTAAGCAGAATCAATCTCAGATTTTGAAATAAAGTACAAGATATGTGATTGAAACTAATCCAAACCCAATCAGACACATTAGTAATACctcaaaagagttttttttattatcaaaaacaTTAATTGTCAAAAGATGCTTCCACTACCTACAAGTATATTAAGCATTAAGGTAACACCTATGACTACAACAATTATTCTTCAATTTCATCCTGTATTCCAAAGATTTAGCCCCCATGTTACTATACTctacaaatttaacaaattacAGTGCTGCATTACACTACAAGTCATATATAGTTAAAAACAAGACATTGATAAGAACATCTTCAGGAAACAGTTACTTCTGCTTAATATAGCTAATGGGGATTTATTTAGAATGTGCACAAGATGTAAGGACGAATTAATGGCGCATATACATTTAGAGAATTTAAATCCCCTTATTTTAGCTTATACAGTGATCCTATCAATTTAGTAGTCTAGAGGGAGATATCCATGACAGTGGAACCCTGTGTACAATGTCTTCTTTCTATATCTTTAAATGACAAGGTCATATGAGGATCTAAAATTTGAGGATCCAAATCCATATTTATACTATATCACACTAGATTACATTATCTCCTTCTTATCCTGTAGTACCCCTGGTActattatttgattaatatatatattatctttgcagttaaaaaaaaaacaatatacttCTATGCAATATTGAACAAAAATTGATACGTGTGTCCACACATATATGCATGTAGGTACGTATGTATGTATCATATTAAAAAAGCCAACTTTTGAATGTTTTATGATATCATAACTGAATTCAGAAGTAGAATTTAACTGTCCAGGTGGACAAATCATCTAGAAAAATTTGACAATTATCTGATAAAAAGTCTTAGTTCTAGtcatatgaaatatattttataaaacagcAACTGATAGActaattgttgctttaattACTCCCAAGCAAATGCTAATATCACTACAAATCCATCTAACTTTGCTATCTAagtcttaaaacaaaaaataaagtagcAAATTCCCGGTCTCaatgctgtaaaaaaaaaacaatgcagTCTTTTCTTGTATTCTTATATTTTCAATCCATTTAAAAATTCCCCTTCCTCATTATAGTTTTTCAATGGAAACTCATCTAAACCATATCATGTACAAcagaaattaatatattgtgaaaaatgtcaaatataaaatattgccACTCATCAATCAGATGATCCCAgccaagaaaaattattaagaaacaCAAGCAATAATCTTGTTCAACAGTTTCGTTTTCAATGATACCTGAACAAGAAGAAGTAGTATCTCATACAGAATATTTAAAATCCAAGACTCAAACTTATCAATAGCAGAGCCTGTGTCTGATTTGTTCTGAGGACTTCCTTTACTGCTTCCTTGCACCATAACTTGAGTGTCACTGTCATAATAGGATTCTTGAGAATATTCTTCTTCAATAGTGGAAGCATCATCAGCAATTATTGGTTCTAGGAGATGTGCATGAACCGCAAGGTTTAGAATTAAATCAAAAGCACGAACCCTGCATGCTGTTTTAGAAGAACTAAGCATATCCTGAAATATGCATTTGAAATAAATTAGTACCCAAAAGAATTACAGATGGCATAACAGAGAACAAGTACTTTATTTAAGCATCACCTCAAGCATAGAAAGAATGAGAGGAGCAGCTGTCTGAGAATCTAAAACATAcctacaaaataatatttgtatgaCCATCATACATAACCGACTCGCAGAATAGTGTAAAACCATAGAAATGTGAAATAACATACAAGTTCAATCAATCAGTTGGCCAGAAAATCCATTTCTGGTTAAGGAATCTGGCACTCATGATATTTTTACCCCAGACATTGAAAAGCTTAATCCTCAAAGTTTTGAAATTACCACGTAGCCATATCTTGGCAATGCTTTCATGCAACAATGTATTAGCAATACATTATCCAGTGACCCATACTATAATCAAATGGACAATAGCAAAATACCAATCAATGAGTTATACATTCATACACCTCTATAAAACCCTCCCTCCTTTCAGTAACAAAACAAATAGTTCCTTCAATTGCGAAGGGCACACACCCGTCTCCCCATtgataattaacaaattttcaaggagATTGTGGAGAATATCCAATGCCAGGAGTATGAGTGTTAAATGGCTACTTGTAATCTTTGCAGATAAGAGAATTATATCTGTTTCATGGCTTTTGCACATGAACCTACAGTTCACTGCAGGTCAAACCATGTTAAACTGTCTATTTTTCTTCTCCCTCTGTTCGCACAGCTTCTAAGCATGGCATTCCTCAAATTGGTGCCAAATTGCAAGAATTTCTGGCTGATTTTTGGAATATAATTTTACTTCGGAAGAGGGAGGAGcaacttcaataaaaaatactttctaatttgaaattttaactcCACTATTTTATAAGTAATAATCCCAAACATTTTTCTTCGATTTTTCAATAACAATCCCTCCTCTTTCCTCTACtttgaaaattaattcaacTCATCCCAGTTTAGAATTtgtgatttaaaattttgatcatAGAAATTAGGAATATACAGTAAAACTTTATTTGGGGCTAAGAAAATGATAACCAGAAAAGgaataaaacataaaagacaACAATTAATTGAAACATACATGTCAATAATTAGTTTAATAAGGACGCTCACAGCCACATCCGTTGATGGTTTTCCACTGTTATTACTTAGTCTAGTTGATGCTGTAGTAGCATTGGTATTCGGGGAATAAGCCTCTGAGCAAACTGCAGCAATAACATCCTGTACCTCAGCGGGGTTCAATCGCAGAGGTTGTTGCTCACTGGTCAGCATAAGAGAACATTTAGATGTAGAAACACAAATAAATCAATTGTTAACAGCTAGAGtatgctaaaaaaaaattataattcttcACTGTATACATATGCAGTATGTATGTTTGGAACCCaggaaagaaaaatgagaaattaataGAAACAAACAACTTTATTGAACAATTGAAATAAGAGAAAGAATTCTCCCTCAAGGGTTTCCCCTTACAAACTTCCCTCACGGGTTTCCCCTTACAAACTTCATAAGTTTTTGAATGCCTCCTTCCATCCTTATCCCCATCACCCCCCAGATCCCCTCCAACTAACTACCCTAAAAGACCCAAACAGTTTTCCCCTTCCCTTTTGTCCAAACaacaattcaaattcaagcAAATACAAATCATTTATCCTAATGTAAATCATGGAAAGGAAACTTAGAAGCTTTAGGATCAAGTAACCATTGCTTTGAAAGAAATGCCCACTAttatatgaatgcattttttatgaaatttactaaaacagaataacaaaaaaatctGAATCAAAATTGGAAAGCAATCACAGCAATTTGATTTGCGACGATGCAAGACTCAAGTTAAAACTTGTATTGTGGCATGCATTTTCAGATGTAGTAAAAACAGGTGCAAACATTTGTTATCTAATTCCTCTGAAGATTCTCTACAGTCAATATGATCTAAACCTGTAATGACGATACTGGAAAAGCTGTCGAGCTCTGGGACGGAATGTAGTAACAGGAAAATCCTCCCTGTAGAAATGGAGATGTTCAGAACAGCAAATCAAATCATGAAAAAATTCAGCATGCCAAAGTAGTGAAAAAATAAACAGTTCTTTTATGCATCTTGTGCGAAAAAGAGTATCAAGCATTTATCCCCAAAGAGAGAGTATCAAACTGTAGAGTAGCAAATAAATACTTATCACATAATTTTGACCATATAAACAAACGATAATTCATGGAACACTACAGTCTTTATGGGAATGAGTGGTTAATGAACCAAACAGAACCCCAAACTACTGCATAAAGATTACTTGCTCTATTTCtttgaagaataaaaagatattatgAAGTGGGAAGAACAAGATCAGCACCTCCCCCCCAGTCAATTAATCAATAAGAAATTTTCTGTTCATTAAAAGCAATGGATAATTATAATTCTtacactaaaatttatttttattttcatagaaGCCTACAGGACATGACAATGTAATACATTTGTCTTTTGCAGGCTAATCTAATATTCTATAAACCATTGGTTTTAGATTGTAAGTACTTTAATTTCACAATAACTCTATTAACTATAATGCAGGTGATCAttcaacttttttatataacatttggctaaaaataaattatgcaagATTTATTGTGGCATGaacttaaatataaaagaattagaaaaagaaaaatatcaaaaatgcAAGTTGATATAAGAACATGCCAAATCTGACGAGAGCCCGGTTTTGTGCGTTTAGATGCTGTTATTGCTCTCAGATGGGGGCGAGCAGAGTCAGAATTAGTTATTGGTGTTACAGGAGAAGACTGCAATAGCTGATCCAGGTAAGGCATATCATCGGTTCCAAAAAATTTCCATGGTTGCCCCTTCATCTTAGATTCTATATCTCCTACAAGTAGAGCTGCAGCACCTATTTCTAAGAAACTATGTGCTGTCATGTCTTGAGAATTCACAGCTCGATCACtgcattaaaaatgttaaataacaaAGTCAATTTCTGAAACTACAGTGGGAAAAAACTAACAGGTAAAGTAGAGATATAAACTACAGTGGCCACTACCAAGACACCTAAACCAACATGAAACATAGATTATTACTTTTCAGTCCCTATAGATGATGACTGTGGTTCCTCAAGCCAGCGCCATTTTAGAACATCATGAGCAATGAACCCTAGTTCATCTGTTTCATTAGCTTTTTCGATTTTTGATAACCTTGAAACAGATAGAGCACTTGAATCCTTCTCTAGTGTTTTTGGAACACTTGCAGAACTTGGTGTTTCTGGAATACTTGCAGGAGTTAGTTGGGAATTGAAGGATTTACTCAGCAAAGATGACAATGTCGGTAGTGACTGTCCCGATGAAGGTGGTCCAGCAAATGAAGCTGGTTGAAAAAGCCGTTTAGGAATGTGTTGAGCAACTAGGGAACGCACATAACTTAATGACTTTACAAGGGACTCAGAGGCAAAGGTAGATACAGGTAAAGGAGATGTATTTGATGCACCAGATTGTCGATTCAAAGCTAGTGACCACGGCTGAGTTGGGTTAATATCACATTCAGCAATTATGGTTGAACAAAAGAGATCTATCTGAATTAATGTCTCCTCACTTGGTTTGTATCTGTAGTAAGAAGACAAATAAGGAAATCATGTTACACATTAGTACATCTTTGGATtagcttatttttctttcatgagTATGACAAAAGCTTATAATCAAATTGTTCAAGAAAGAAACTGACTGAAAAGCTAGTTGAgtgtaaaataatcaaaacccAGAAGCACAAATTTGACAAATAATGAGAGGCATTGCCATGTCATAGGAAATAAATATGCTAGAACATATTAATCTTTACATGTAAGTATTCTACCATATTATTCCTTAGTTTATTATTACGAGTGCTTGTATGTCCGTTAATAGAATCTTGAGAGAAGATTTTTAATAACAGAAaatgaaagaggaaaaaaactTTAGTTTCATTAACCCAACTAACTCCAGAGTACAGATCTGTTTATATAGACAAAGCTGTTAGCTATGACAGCTGTAATTAGTTGTCATTTACTAACTCACTAAGACTCAACTACCCGAGACTGCAGTCGAATAGCTGCAGCTCTCTTACAATACTCCAATATCCATTATtgcata
Encoded proteins:
- the LOC114395242 gene encoding uncharacterized protein LOC114395242 isoform X1, with product MLIPNPIEPNPTMSSSFSSSRPLQQLIAVSRLKSSTVKKLPEPLRRAVADCLSSPLSPSNEPSRTLQDYLKALATTDLAYNAILEHTIAERERSPAVVTRCVALLKRYLLRYKPSEETLIQIDLFCSTIIAECDINPTQPWSLALNRQSGASNTSPLPVSTFASESLVKSLSYVRSLVAQHIPKRLFQPASFAGPPSSGQSLPTLSSLLSKSFNSQLTPASIPETPSSASVPKTLEKDSSALSVSRLSKIEKANETDELGFIAHDVLKWRWLEEPQSSSIGTENDRAVNSQDMTAHSFLEIGAAALLVGDIESKMKGQPWKFFGTDDMPYLDQLLQSSPVTPITNSDSARPHLRAITASKRTKPGSRQIWEDFPVTTFRPRARQLFQYRHYSEQQPLRLNPAEVQDVIAAVCSEAYSPNTNATTASTRLSNNSGKPSTDVAVSVLIKLIIDMYVLDSQTAAPLILSMLEDMLSSSKTACRVRAFDLILNLAVHAHLLEPIIADDASTIEEEYSQESYYDSDTQVMVQGSSKGSPQNKSDTGSAIDKFESWILNILYEILLLLVQSEEKDESVWASALSCLLYFVCDRGKIKRNRLRGLDIRVLKALVKSSRENSWAELVHCKLISMLTNMFYEVAESVPGKPKFLVDQLDLIGGVQFIFIEYSLANSREERKNLYLVLFDYILHQINETCIASGVNEYNDDEIQPLAALLAQTNAPEAFYISVKLGVEGIGEILRRSIASALSRYPNSERLNMLLEVVAEKFDSVISTFTHLDKEFSHMNQITKSLKFLENMEGVIMRNGIGLQAKHSWATLHSLLHSERISYRQNGYIWLGDLLIAEINGERDGNIWSSITYFLQKIAQAGTQDSSNTSDVPLPILLMCGLLKSKYCYIRWGFLFVLERLLMRCKFLLDEHEMQQSSTRDLGHGKKDWHLEKANAMIDIMSGALSLVFQINETDRINILKMCDILFSQLCLRVPPAAALTFGDDVQHGRNSNHTNVSKRFDGDNHVKQDTFHWDGHMEEANRRSGYHNNYHLDHETASMAALFQGRAVVPMQLIARVPAAILYWPLIQLAGAATDDIALGVAVGSKGRGNLPGATSDIRATLLLLLIGKCTADPVAFQEVGQEQFFRELLDDTDSRVAYYSSAFLLKRMMTENPEKYQHMLQNLVVKAQQSNNEKLLENPYLQMCGILQLANDLGIDL
- the LOC114395242 gene encoding uncharacterized protein LOC114395242 isoform X2, with translation MLIPNPIEPNPTMSSSFSSSRPLQQLIAVSRLKSSTVKKLPEPLRRAVADCLSSPLSPSNEPSRTLQDYLKALATTDLAYNAILEHTIAERERSPAVVTRCVALLKRYLLRYKPSEETLIQIDLFCSTIIAECDINPTQPWSLALNRQSGASNTSPLPVSTFASESLVKSLSYVRSLVAQHIPKRLFQPASFAGPPSSGQSLPTLSSLLSKSFNSQLTPASIPETPSSASVPKTLEKDSSALSVSRLSKIEKANETDELGFIAHDVLKWRWLEEPQSSSIGTENDRAVNSQDMTAHSFLEIGAAALLVGDIESKMKGQPWKFFGTDDMPYLDQLLQSSPVTPITNSDSARPHLRAITASKRTKPGSRQIWEDFPVTTFRPRARQLFQYRHYSEQQPLRLNPAEVQDVIAAVCSEAYSPNTNATTASTRLSNNSGKPSTDVAVSVLIKLIIDMYVLDSQTAAPLILSMLEDMLSSSKTACRVRAFDLILNLAVHAHLLEPIIADDASTIEEEYSQESYYDSDTQVMVQGSSKGSPQNKSDTGSAIDKFESWILNILYEILLLLVQSEEKDESVWASALSCLLYFVCDRGKIKRNRLRGLDIRVLKALVKSSRENSWAELVHCKLISMLTNMFYEVAESVPGKPKFLVDQLDLIGGVQFIFIEYSLANSREERKNLYLVLFDYILHQINETCIASGVNEYNDDEIQPLAALLAQTNAPEAFYISVKLGVEGIGEILRRSIASALSRYPNSERLNMLLEVVAEKFDSVISTFTHLDKEFSHMNQITKSLKFLENMEGVIMRNGIGLQAKHSWATLHSLLHSERISYRQNGYIWLGDLLIAEINGERDGNIWSSITYFLQKIAQAGTQDSSNTSDVPLPILLMCGLLKSKYCYIRWGFLFVLERLLMRCKFLLDEHEMQQSSTRDLGHGKKDWHLEKANAMIDIMSGALSLVFQINETDRINILKLLPLEMMCNMAEIQITLM